One Arthrobacter sp. zg-Y1110 DNA segment encodes these proteins:
- a CDS encoding Bax inhibitor-1/YccA family protein, translating to MSKSGGNPVLSRTDFRPAADAVPGRAMTYDDVVRKTLACLAVLLAGAVIGWIFPGLYIVGVLIGFALAMVNIFRKKISPTLILAYSGFEGIALGAISGKLDALYPGIALQAVVGTLAVFSVALFLFLSGKVRATPKATRFLIFAMLGLIVYSLLNLLLVATGVVTTPWGLDGIEVMGIPLGAIIGVFAIGLAAFSLIVDFTDIQDAVRYGADERQSWTAAFGLMVTLVWLYMEILRLLAILRSDD from the coding sequence CGTGCCGGGTCGTGCCATGACCTACGACGACGTCGTCCGTAAGACGCTGGCCTGCCTGGCCGTGCTGCTCGCCGGTGCCGTCATCGGCTGGATCTTCCCCGGCCTCTACATCGTGGGCGTGCTCATCGGATTCGCGCTGGCCATGGTCAACATTTTCAGGAAGAAGATCTCGCCCACACTGATCCTGGCCTATTCCGGCTTCGAAGGCATTGCACTGGGCGCAATTTCCGGCAAGCTTGACGCCCTCTATCCGGGTATCGCACTGCAGGCCGTCGTCGGCACCCTTGCAGTGTTCTCAGTGGCACTGTTCCTCTTCCTTTCAGGGAAGGTGAGGGCGACGCCGAAGGCTACGCGCTTCCTGATCTTCGCCATGCTGGGCCTCATTGTTTACAGCCTGCTCAACCTTCTCCTGGTGGCAACCGGTGTGGTCACCACCCCGTGGGGGCTGGACGGCATCGAGGTCATGGGCATTCCGCTGGGCGCCATCATCGGTGTCTTCGCCATCGGCCTTGCAGCTTTCAGCCTGATCGTGGACTTCACCGATATTCAGGATGCGGTCCGCTACGGTGCCGATGAGAGGCAGTCCTGGACGGCTGCCTTCGGCCTCATGGTCACCCTCGTGTGGCTTTACATGGAGATCCTGCGCCTGCTGGCCATTCTCCGCAGCGACGA